In Thermodesulfobacteriota bacterium, the following proteins share a genomic window:
- a CDS encoding GDSL-type esterase/lipase family protein has protein sequence MIAIGPVREIFPRLKEKIKAGIIPFAVVAISTVLAVLGADTGLRIFGEKLFYYRPHEMFINRWPKLPLISRYKKDVRYEGETYGDLAAMLGDASFRIKRRVVFETDSFGFSNSREVRDEDVYDVIVLGDSFGVGLETTQSRTWVAQLRERYDARPYNLSIPGSPWQSYVNFALEADRLRVDAGALVLVTLFSGNDLDDDYYEGGKTDLAELPWNDGWGALGVRAGSFVRRSPIVMLAEKLRLGNRSAPQVLARQLPDGRSVLFYEPYVISRDRTRSMAFGHANYPALVNTIRGIQKAAAAHGLQTVVVLFPAKEEVYDWVVDGRRPWDQAKRQGGLGEALAESCRENGLRFVDLAPFLTEAAEKEWNDSGDLIYWPDDTHWNEKGHAVVADIIHEVVFPKSAGP, from the coding sequence GTGATAGCCATCGGTCCGGTCCGAGAAATCTTTCCACGCCTGAAGGAAAAGATCAAAGCAGGGATTATTCCGTTTGCTGTTGTTGCGATATCAACGGTTCTGGCTGTCCTGGGCGCGGATACCGGACTGCGGATATTCGGCGAAAAATTGTTTTATTATCGGCCCCACGAGATGTTCATCAATCGCTGGCCGAAATTGCCGCTGATTTCCCGGTACAAAAAAGACGTCCGGTATGAGGGTGAGACTTACGGTGATCTGGCCGCCATGCTCGGCGACGCGAGTTTTCGAATAAAGCGGCGGGTCGTATTTGAAACGGATTCCTTCGGGTTCAGTAACAGCCGGGAGGTCCGGGATGAAGATGTATATGATGTGATTGTTCTGGGGGACTCTTTCGGGGTCGGCCTCGAAACGACGCAGAGCCGCACCTGGGTGGCGCAACTCCGGGAACGGTATGACGCCAGGCCATACAACCTTTCCATACCCGGGTCCCCGTGGCAGAGTTACGTTAATTTCGCCCTGGAGGCGGACAGGCTGCGGGTTGATGCCGGGGCGTTGGTTCTGGTGACGCTGTTCTCGGGCAATGATCTGGATGACGACTATTATGAGGGCGGGAAAACCGACCTGGCGGAGTTACCGTGGAATGACGGCTGGGGCGCCCTGGGGGTCCGTGCCGGCAGTTTTGTGCGGCGGTCGCCTATTGTCATGCTGGCGGAAAAACTCCGCCTCGGCAACCGGTCGGCGCCGCAGGTGCTGGCCCGGCAGCTTCCGGACGGCCGATCGGTGCTGTTTTATGAACCTTATGTCATCAGCCGGGACCGGACCAGGTCAATGGCCTTTGGCCATGCCAACTACCCCGCGCTTGTCAATACCATCCGGGGCATTCAGAAGGCGGCCGCGGCTCACGGCTTACAAACCGTGGTTGTCCTGTTCCCCGCGAAGGAAGAGGTGTACGACTGGGTGGTCGATGGCCGCCGGCCATGGGATCAGGCAAAGCGTCAGGGGGGCCTGGGCGAAGCGCTGGCGGAATCCTGCCGGGAGAATGGGTTGAGGTTTGTTGACCTGGCCCCGTTTTTAACCGAAGCCGCGGAAAAAGAATGGAATGATTCCGGTGACCTCATTTATTGGCCGGACGATACCCACTGGAATGAAAAGGGTCATGCGGTTGTGGCGGATATCATTCACGAGGTAGTGTTTCCAAAGTCTGCCGGGCCATAA
- a CDS encoding cyclophilin-like fold protein: MKNKRIELDFGVFVLEAGLFDTAMAQKFAERLPLTVSLTSWGRELYGSIGMDLGEEDPVPAIPEGGIAYTRNGHYVCIFFGQTPAWPVEYIGQITGSQWTRLLENPSVDAVTIRLKAG, from the coding sequence ATGAAGAACAAACGGATCGAACTGGATTTCGGGGTATTTGTTCTTGAAGCCGGACTGTTTGACACCGCCATGGCTCAAAAATTCGCGGAACGCCTGCCGCTGACGGTCAGCCTGACGTCGTGGGGCAGGGAGCTGTATGGATCTATCGGCATGGACCTCGGCGAAGAGGATCCGGTGCCGGCCATCCCTGAAGGCGGAATCGCCTACACCCGCAACGGTCATTATGTGTGCATATTTTTCGGCCAGACGCCGGCCTGGCCGGTGGAGTACATCGGGCAGATAACCGGCAGCCAGTGGACAAGGCTCCTGGAAAACCCGTCCGTTGATGCCGTGACCATCCGGTTGAAAGCTGGATAG
- a CDS encoding OmpA family protein, with translation MRRPRVSLLLPVLILAFTAAVNAAPQADTAGCSDHPLFTRMTNMRLVYCKTLPFDSFKFKTGKGTDVTVEGKRFEIKYQIHEGNEYPGPLAIIRNHQEAIKKIGGTVLFEDQRYTWLKVEKDGKEIWAQVDTAWNKGYMLIIIEKQAMAQEVVASAELFKSGLNTAGHVEVPGIFFDTGKATLKPESEAAVAEIAKLLKADPGLKVYVVGHTDNTASLDLNLKLSRERAEAVVQALVGGHGIDAGRLTGQGVGPLAPVASNDSEDGRAKNRRVELVKQ, from the coding sequence ATGCGCCGTCCCCGCGTATCCCTTTTGTTACCCGTCCTGATCCTGGCCTTTACCGCCGCCGTCAACGCCGCGCCACAGGCGGACACGGCCGGTTGTTCCGACCACCCGTTGTTCACCCGCATGACCAACATGCGCCTGGTCTACTGCAAAACGCTTCCTTTCGACAGTTTCAAGTTCAAAACCGGCAAAGGGACGGACGTGACGGTGGAGGGCAAGCGCTTTGAAATCAAATACCAGATTCATGAAGGCAACGAATACCCCGGCCCCCTGGCCATCATCCGCAATCACCAGGAAGCCATCAAAAAGATAGGCGGAACGGTCCTGTTTGAAGACCAGCGGTACACCTGGCTGAAAGTGGAAAAAGACGGCAAGGAGATCTGGGCCCAGGTGGATACCGCCTGGAACAAGGGATACATGCTGATCATCATCGAAAAGCAGGCCATGGCCCAGGAAGTGGTCGCCAGCGCCGAACTGTTCAAATCCGGCCTGAACACCGCCGGCCATGTGGAGGTGCCGGGCATTTTTTTTGACACCGGCAAGGCGACTTTGAAACCCGAATCCGAAGCCGCCGTAGCCGAAATCGCCAAACTGCTCAAGGCCGATCCCGGCCTCAAAGTTTACGTGGTGGGGCACACCGATAACACCGCCTCCCTTGACCTGAACCTGAAGCTTTCCCGGGAGCGGGCCGAGGCCGTAGTCCAGGCCCTGGTGGGCGGACACGGCATCGACGCCGGTCGCCTGACCGGCCAGGGCGTCGGGCCCCTGGCGCCGGTGGCCAGCAACGACAGCGAGGACGGCCGGGCCAAAAACCGGCGAGTGGAACTGGTCAAGCAGTAA
- a CDS encoding DUF2914 domain-containing protein has product MKTKSALIIAIIMLLPVLGMAQEGATITVDDIQICTGVQERQPVGAGEAFARDIGQLYCFTKLSAGQDSASVSHVWYYNDKETLKVALNMGAKTWRTWSVKQIPNTMTGQWRVDVVAVDGAVLTSKAFTINE; this is encoded by the coding sequence ATGAAAACAAAATCCGCTTTAATTATTGCCATTATCATGCTTCTGCCTGTCCTGGGCATGGCCCAGGAAGGGGCTACAATTACCGTGGATGATATTCAGATCTGCACCGGCGTTCAGGAACGTCAGCCGGTCGGCGCGGGAGAAGCCTTTGCCCGTGACATCGGCCAGCTTTACTGCTTCACCAAACTGAGTGCCGGCCAGGACAGCGCCAGCGTCTCTCATGTCTGGTATTACAACGACAAGGAAACGCTCAAGGTGGCCTTGAACATGGGCGCAAAAACCTGGCGGACCTGGTCCGTTAAGCAGATCCCGAATACCATGACCGGCCAGTGGCGGGTGGATGTGGTAGCCGTTGACGGCGCGGTGCTGACGAGCAAGGCTTTCACGATCAACGAGTAG
- a CDS encoding cation transporter — MSGCGCEMEARNDQERRTLLIVLGINAFMFVFELALGLLAESTGLIADSLDMLADASVYSISLYAVGKSAAMKTRAARFSGLSQIVLALLVLADVVRRFILGSDPVSGLMMGVGVIALIANAICLRLIAKHRHDGVHMRASLIFSQNDVIANAGVILSGGLVWFLGSRYPDLVIGLIIGAVVLRGGIRILKEAAAQKTGSSCACRPEENTLPPDRLL, encoded by the coding sequence ATGTCCGGATGCGGCTGTGAAATGGAGGCCCGGAATGATCAGGAGAGGAGAACGCTCCTGATCGTTCTGGGCATCAACGCCTTCATGTTCGTGTTCGAACTGGCGCTTGGGCTGCTGGCCGAATCCACCGGCCTGATTGCCGATTCCCTGGACATGCTGGCCGACGCTTCCGTGTATTCCATCAGCCTCTATGCCGTGGGCAAAAGCGCCGCCATGAAAACCCGGGCCGCCCGGTTCAGCGGCCTCTCCCAGATTGTTCTGGCCCTGCTGGTCCTGGCGGATGTGGTGCGGCGGTTCATCCTCGGCAGCGACCCGGTCAGCGGACTGATGATGGGCGTCGGGGTTATCGCCCTGATCGCCAACGCCATCTGCCTGCGGCTGATCGCGAAACACCGCCACGACGGCGTGCACATGCGGGCTTCGCTGATCTTTTCCCAGAACGATGTCATCGCCAATGCCGGCGTCATCCTGTCCGGCGGGCTGGTGTGGTTTCTGGGCAGCCGCTATCCGGACCTGGTCATCGGCCTGATCATCGGAGCGGTGGTGCTGCGCGGCGGCATCCGCATTCTAAAAGAAGCCGCGGCACAGAAGACCGGATCCTCCTGCGCCTGCCGGCCGGAAGAAAATACCCTCCCACCGGACCGGCTTTTATAG
- a CDS encoding MOSC domain-containing protein — protein MMMRVVSLAVSRKKGTPKTPVKEIFLKKEHGVEGDAHAGPWHRQVSFLATEQIKAAWSSGLDVDFGSFAENIATIGVDWVTLPVGTRVRLGETAEVEITQIGKECHNKCAIFYKAGDCIMPRQGVFGRVLKEGLVRPGDSIEIIGEHQA, from the coding sequence ATGATGATGCGGGTCGTGTCGCTGGCCGTCAGCAGGAAGAAGGGAACGCCGAAAACCCCGGTGAAGGAAATTTTTTTGAAAAAGGAGCACGGCGTGGAAGGAGATGCCCACGCCGGCCCATGGCACCGGCAGGTCAGTTTTCTGGCCACGGAACAGATTAAGGCCGCCTGGTCCAGCGGTCTGGACGTGGATTTCGGGTCCTTTGCTGAAAATATCGCCACTATCGGCGTGGACTGGGTCACCCTTCCGGTGGGAACGCGGGTGCGCCTGGGCGAAACAGCCGAGGTGGAGATCACCCAGATCGGCAAGGAGTGCCACAATAAATGCGCCATATTTTATAAGGCCGGAGACTGCATCATGCCCCGCCAGGGGGTTTTCGGCCGTGTGCTGAAAGAAGGCCTGGTTCGGCCGGGAGATTCAATAGAAATCATCGGGGAACACCAGGCTTGA
- a CDS encoding phosphoribosylformylglycinamidine synthase subunit PurQ, whose protein sequence is MSAKVNALVLCGYGLNCDHETAHALELAGARAQRVHINSLISREVTLDEFKIMAFVGGFSWGDDHGAGVIQGHRFKTRLGDDLIDFISRGGLVIGICNGFQTLVNLGLLPGCDNDYRTRSVALIANDCGRFRNDWVHLRVNDASPCVFTSGMTTFDLPARHGEGKFFCEPEMLARLSSGNQIVLRYADEGGQLAKGRFPENPNGSLDDIAGICDATGRVFGLMPHPEAFHHPTNHPAWTRRKAQALRQGRLFPESAMTDGVRLLKNGVDFAAGQQA, encoded by the coding sequence ATGAGCGCGAAAGTCAACGCACTGGTGTTATGCGGTTACGGGTTGAACTGTGACCATGAAACAGCCCATGCCCTGGAACTGGCCGGCGCCCGGGCGCAACGGGTGCATATCAATTCCCTGATTTCCCGGGAAGTCACCCTGGACGAATTCAAGATCATGGCCTTCGTGGGCGGCTTTTCCTGGGGTGACGACCACGGCGCCGGCGTTATCCAGGGCCATCGTTTCAAGACGCGCCTGGGCGACGACCTGATTGATTTTATTTCGCGCGGCGGGCTGGTCATCGGCATTTGCAACGGCTTCCAGACACTGGTCAACCTGGGGCTGCTGCCCGGTTGCGACAACGACTACCGCACCCGCTCGGTGGCCCTGATCGCCAATGACTGCGGCCGTTTCCGCAACGACTGGGTGCACCTGCGCGTCAACGACGCCTCACCCTGCGTCTTTACTTCCGGCATGACGACCTTTGATCTGCCGGCCCGTCACGGGGAGGGCAAGTTCTTCTGCGAACCGGAGATGCTGGCCCGGCTTTCGTCCGGCAACCAGATCGTGCTGCGCTATGCCGATGAAGGCGGCCAGTTGGCCAAAGGCCGGTTCCCCGAGAACCCCAACGGCTCACTGGACGACATCGCCGGTATCTGCGACGCCACCGGCCGGGTCTTCGGCCTCATGCCCCATCCGGAAGCGTTCCACCACCCCACCAACCATCCGGCCTGGACCCGCCGCAAGGCGCAGGCGCTCCGCCAGGGACGGCTTTTTCCCGAAAGTGCCATGACCGACGGGGTGCGTCTGCTTAAAAATGGCGTGGATTTTGCCGCCGGACAACAGGCCTGA
- a CDS encoding AIR synthase-related protein gives MAHRLEIALRADLTDPAGETVRKRAAAYLSIELAAVRVVSVITIDADLDDRQRTAVGDIFTNPVTQVSSWEPLAIPFDWVIWVGYRPGVKDNPGDTAREAMADSLGAAFASDTGVFTSRRYCLQSSSLTAAEADRIARELLANDTIEQCRIYSRKDWNDLTGIGLIIPKVKLDHEPTVTVIPVASDAELMAVSERRNLALNPNDVPTIREYFLRPEVRARRAKVGLSDPTDIEIEYISQARSDHCNHNTFGGLFHYRDLSTGESRTIDSLFVTCIRQPTLAQKRKKSWVVSVLWDNAGAARFDDGHNYVITGETHNSPSNIEAYGGAMTGIVGVYRDPMGTGKGARLVMGGYGFCTGHRDYAGDLKPRLHPRRLLDGVVEGVRDGGNKSGIPTTFGQVYFDDGYLGKCLVFVTAIGIMPATINGAPSEEKKPLPGDCIVMCGGRVGKDGIHGVTASSEVFSENTPAGHVQIGDPYTQKKMHDFLLEARDRGLINFITDNGGGGLSSSVGESAGFAGGCEVWLEKVPLKYQGLDQWEIWVSESQERMTVSVSPGHIDAFLALSAKHAVESTVIGKYTDSGRLHLLYNGVTCAYIDLEFMKADFPQWVFEAEWTSPDMRGVFEPVLGAPRDFNALLADMLARPNICSREWIPRQYDHEVQAGSVVKPLTGVRRDIPSDAAVTRPVLSSDRAIAFSQALLPSYSVIDTYAMVACTIDEALRRLIAVGAPPEEIGGVDNFCWPNIQYDARTNPDGKYKAAQLVRACLSLKETCDAFGIPLLSGKDSMYVDGHLPGRYGETHKVSALPTMQFSATAVVPDVFKCVTMDVKTEGDLVYIVGETADELGASEYYALLGHIGRNVPTLAVDKVLPVYHQMFAAITRELVASVHGVYRGGLGVHLALAAMAGERGLTVDLARAPQAGCLSDATLLFSESPGRFIVTVPPRCQTDFEALFAGHPCARVGTVGAEQGDLIITGANGRTIISTGIGTLRRAWQNPPGGAV, from the coding sequence ATGGCCCATCGTCTGGAAATAGCCCTGCGGGCCGATTTGACCGATCCGGCCGGGGAAACCGTCCGAAAGCGGGCGGCGGCCTACTTGTCCATTGAACTGGCGGCGGTGCGGGTCGTCAGCGTCATCACCATTGACGCCGATCTGGACGATCGGCAGCGGACGGCCGTGGGCGACATCTTCACCAACCCGGTGACGCAGGTCTCTTCCTGGGAGCCGCTGGCCATTCCCTTTGACTGGGTCATCTGGGTGGGGTACCGGCCGGGCGTCAAGGACAATCCCGGCGATACGGCCCGGGAAGCCATGGCCGACTCTCTGGGCGCCGCCTTTGCCAGCGACACCGGTGTTTTCACTTCCCGTCGGTATTGCCTCCAGTCCTCCAGCCTGACCGCCGCGGAAGCGGACCGCATCGCCCGGGAACTCCTGGCCAACGACACCATCGAGCAGTGCCGGATCTATTCCCGCAAGGACTGGAACGACCTTACGGGTATCGGCCTGATCATTCCGAAAGTGAAACTGGATCATGAGCCAACGGTGACTGTGATCCCCGTGGCCTCGGACGCGGAACTGATGGCCGTCAGCGAACGGCGCAACCTGGCCTTGAATCCCAACGACGTGCCCACCATCCGGGAGTATTTTCTGCGGCCCGAGGTGCGCGCCCGGCGGGCCAAAGTGGGCCTGTCTGATCCCACCGACATTGAGATCGAGTACATCTCCCAGGCCCGCAGCGACCATTGCAATCACAACACCTTCGGCGGCCTGTTCCATTACCGGGATCTTTCCACCGGAGAGTCGCGGACCATCGACAGCCTGTTTGTCACCTGCATCCGGCAGCCGACCCTGGCGCAGAAACGGAAAAAGTCCTGGGTGGTGTCCGTGCTATGGGATAACGCCGGCGCGGCCCGGTTCGACGACGGCCACAACTACGTCATCACCGGCGAGACCCACAACTCGCCTTCCAACATCGAAGCCTACGGTGGCGCCATGACCGGCATCGTCGGCGTCTACCGGGACCCCATGGGCACGGGCAAGGGCGCCCGGCTGGTCATGGGCGGCTACGGCTTCTGCACCGGCCACCGGGATTACGCCGGCGACCTGAAGCCCCGCCTGCACCCCCGGCGCCTGCTGGACGGCGTGGTCGAGGGCGTCCGTGACGGCGGCAACAAGAGCGGTATTCCCACCACCTTCGGCCAGGTCTATTTTGACGACGGCTACCTGGGCAAGTGCCTGGTCTTTGTTACCGCCATCGGCATCATGCCGGCGACGATCAACGGCGCGCCGTCCGAGGAAAAGAAACCCCTGCCCGGCGACTGCATCGTCATGTGCGGCGGCCGGGTCGGCAAGGACGGCATTCACGGGGTCACCGCCTCCTCGGAGGTCTTTTCCGAGAACACGCCGGCCGGGCACGTGCAGATCGGCGACCCCTACACCCAGAAGAAGATGCACGACTTTCTGCTGGAGGCCCGGGACCGGGGGCTGATCAATTTTATCACCGACAACGGCGGTGGCGGCCTGTCCTCGTCCGTGGGCGAGTCGGCCGGGTTTGCCGGCGGCTGCGAAGTCTGGCTGGAAAAGGTACCCCTGAAGTACCAGGGCCTGGACCAGTGGGAGATATGGGTGTCCGAATCCCAGGAGCGTATGACCGTGTCCGTGTCCCCGGGCCACATCGACGCCTTCCTGGCCCTTTCCGCCAAGCACGCCGTGGAATCCACGGTCATCGGCAAATACACCGATTCCGGCCGCCTGCACCTGCTCTACAACGGCGTTACCTGTGCCTATATCGATCTTGAGTTCATGAAGGCCGATTTCCCCCAGTGGGTGTTTGAAGCGGAATGGACTTCGCCGGACATGCGGGGGGTGTTTGAGCCGGTGCTGGGAGCGCCCCGGGATTTCAACGCCCTGCTGGCCGACATGCTGGCCCGGCCCAATATCTGCAGCCGGGAATGGATTCCCCGGCAGTACGATCACGAGGTCCAGGCCGGCAGCGTGGTCAAGCCCCTGACGGGGGTTCGCCGGGACATCCCCTCGGACGCGGCCGTGACCCGGCCGGTGCTCTCGTCCGACCGGGCCATCGCTTTTTCCCAGGCACTGCTGCCGTCCTACTCGGTCATCGATACCTACGCCATGGTCGCCTGCACCATCGACGAGGCCCTACGGCGGCTGATCGCCGTGGGCGCGCCGCCGGAGGAGATCGGCGGAGTGGACAATTTCTGCTGGCCCAACATCCAGTACGACGCCCGGACCAACCCCGACGGCAAATACAAGGCCGCCCAGCTGGTGCGGGCCTGCCTGTCGCTCAAGGAGACCTGCGACGCCTTCGGCATCCCCCTGCTCTCGGGCAAGGACAGCATGTACGTGGACGGTCACCTGCCGGGGCGCTACGGCGAGACCCACAAGGTATCGGCCCTGCCGACCATGCAGTTTTCAGCCACGGCCGTGGTGCCGGACGTGTTCAAGTGTGTCACCATGGATGTCAAGACCGAAGGCGATCTGGTTTACATCGTGGGGGAAACGGCCGATGAACTGGGCGCCTCGGAATATTACGCCCTGCTCGGCCATATCGGACGGAACGTGCCGACGCTGGCCGTTGACAAGGTTTTACCCGTTTACCATCAAATGTTCGCGGCCATTACCCGGGAACTGGTCGCTTCGGTTCACGGCGTTTATCGCGGCGGCCTGGGCGTTCACCTGGCCCTGGCGGCCATGGCCGGCGAACGGGGGCTGACCGTGGACCTGGCCCGAGCGCCTCAGGCCGGCTGCCTGTCCGACGCGACCCTGCTGTTTTCGGAAAGCCCGGGGCGATTCATCGTCACGGTGCCGCCGCGGTGCCAGACGGATTTTGAGGCCCTGTTCGCAGGCCATCCCTGCGCCCGCGTCGGGACGGTGGGGGCGGAACAGGGTGATCTGATTATTACCGGTGCAAACGGCCGGACAATTATATCCACGGGGATCGGGACGCTGCGGCGTGCCTGGCAGAATCCGCCGGGGGGAGCAGTATGA
- the rseP gene encoding RIP metalloprotease RseP, whose amino-acid sequence MTTVFALIIVLGVLIFFHELGHFIMARLFGVGVERFSLGFGPRLFGFQRGRTDYRVSAIPLGGYVKMVGEDPGDEIAEEDIPESFTHQPVFRRIMIVAAGPFFNLLLAVLIFFALYQTYGVFWLKPVIGEVSADMPAQRAGIMPGDLVAAVNDQPIKTWEEMAAMIDGSGGRELTLVIDRRSDKLTLSVTPAMVDGKTIFGEPRKRYVLGIVASGDVVRETIGPVAAFSKSLESTWNIIRLTALGLAKMVTGALSTKELGGPILIAQMAGKQAEEGAGSLLAFMAFISVNLAILNFLPIPVLDGGHLLFYAIEVIRRKPVDTKTREVAQQFGMFVLISLMILVFYNDITRLME is encoded by the coding sequence TTGACAACAGTCTTCGCCTTGATTATTGTGTTGGGCGTCCTGATTTTTTTTCATGAGCTGGGCCATTTCATCATGGCCCGCCTGTTCGGCGTGGGCGTGGAGCGATTCTCCCTGGGATTCGGTCCCCGGCTGTTCGGTTTTCAGCGCGGCCGGACCGACTACCGGGTGTCGGCCATCCCTCTGGGCGGCTATGTCAAGATGGTCGGGGAGGATCCCGGGGACGAGATCGCCGAAGAAGATATTCCCGAATCATTCACCCACCAGCCGGTCTTCCGCCGGATCATGATTGTGGCGGCCGGCCCTTTTTTCAACCTGCTGCTGGCCGTTCTGATTTTTTTCGCTTTATACCAGACATACGGTGTTTTCTGGCTGAAGCCGGTGATCGGTGAAGTCAGTGCCGATATGCCGGCGCAACGGGCCGGCATCATGCCCGGGGATCTGGTCGCTGCCGTTAATGACCAGCCGATCAAAACCTGGGAAGAAATGGCGGCCATGATCGACGGCAGCGGCGGTCGTGAACTGACGCTGGTGATCGACCGGAGAAGCGATAAACTCACCCTGTCCGTCACTCCCGCCATGGTTGACGGCAAAACGATTTTCGGCGAGCCCCGTAAACGCTATGTGCTGGGCATTGTCGCTTCCGGAGATGTGGTCCGGGAAACCATCGGCCCGGTGGCGGCCTTTTCCAAGAGCCTGGAATCCACCTGGAACATCATCCGGTTGACGGCGCTCGGCCTGGCCAAGATGGTGACCGGCGCCTTGTCCACCAAAGAGCTGGGCGGACCCATCCTGATCGCGCAGATGGCCGGCAAACAGGCTGAAGAGGGGGCCGGGAGCCTGCTGGCCTTTATGGCCTTTATCAGCGTCAACCTGGCCATCCTCAATTTTCTGCCCATCCCGGTTTTGGACGGCGGCCATCTCCTGTTTTACGCTATTGAAGTGATCCGCCGCAAGCCGGTGGACACGAAAACCCGTGAGGTCGCCCAGCAGTTTGGGATGTTCGTTCTTATTTCCCTGATGATTCTGGTTTTTTATAATGATATCACCCGGCTCATGGAATAA
- a CDS encoding 1-deoxy-D-xylulose-5-phosphate reductoisomerase, which translates to MKGLTILGCTGSIGRNTLEIAAAFPERFSVRALCAGRNVELLAEQVRRFSPETAAVVDQAAARDLAGRLGPGRTVQILHGEEGYREAASLPSADMVVSAMVGAAGLAPTLAAIEAGKAVALANKEVLVMAGETVMSLAAARGVPVLPVDSEHSAIFQCLQGHDRRFLSRIHLTASGGPFLNSSRDAMAAAGPVQALSHPTWQMGKKISIDSATLMNKGLEVIEAVFLFGVPADRIEVVVHPQSIVHSLVSFVDGSMLAQLSLPDMRGAIAYALSYPERLPATGPVLDLAELGRMTFQRPDRERFPCLDLAYEAARQGGTMPAVMNAANEIAVTAFLEERIGFYRIPALIEEVMARHKVVTAPAVSDIIHGDAWARETARELV; encoded by the coding sequence ATGAAAGGCCTTACCATACTCGGCTGTACCGGCTCCATCGGCAGAAACACGCTGGAAATCGCGGCCGCCTTTCCGGAGCGGTTTTCCGTCAGGGCCCTCTGCGCCGGCCGGAACGTGGAGCTGCTGGCGGAACAGGTCCGTCGGTTTTCTCCGGAAACAGCGGCGGTGGTCGACCAGGCCGCTGCCCGCGACCTGGCCGGTCGTCTGGGCCCGGGAAGGACGGTTCAGATCCTCCATGGGGAGGAGGGATACCGGGAAGCCGCTTCGCTGCCGTCCGCTGACATGGTCGTTTCCGCCATGGTGGGCGCGGCCGGCCTGGCACCTACGCTGGCCGCCATTGAAGCCGGCAAGGCCGTCGCCCTGGCCAACAAAGAGGTGCTGGTCATGGCCGGGGAAACGGTCATGTCCCTGGCCGCCGCCCGGGGCGTGCCCGTCCTGCCCGTCGACAGCGAGCACAGCGCCATCTTCCAGTGCCTTCAGGGCCATGACCGGCGTTTTCTGTCACGAATCCACCTGACCGCCTCCGGGGGGCCTTTTTTAAATTCCAGCCGTGATGCTATGGCGGCGGCCGGACCGGTCCAGGCCTTGTCCCATCCCACCTGGCAAATGGGGAAAAAAATTTCCATCGACTCGGCTACCCTGATGAACAAGGGGTTGGAGGTCATTGAAGCCGTTTTTCTCTTCGGCGTTCCGGCGGACAGGATTGAGGTGGTGGTGCATCCCCAGAGCATTGTCCATTCGCTTGTTTCCTTTGTCGACGGGTCCATGCTGGCGCAGTTGTCCCTGCCGGACATGAGAGGGGCCATTGCCTATGCCCTGTCCTACCCGGAGCGTCTTCCCGCGACCGGACCGGTTCTGGACCTGGCGGAGTTGGGCCGGATGACGTTTCAGCGGCCTGACCGGGAGCGTTTCCCCTGCCTGGATCTGGCTTATGAGGCGGCCCGCCAGGGCGGCACCATGCCGGCGGTGATGAACGCGGCCAACGAAATCGCCGTGACCGCCTTTCTGGAGGAACGCATCGGCTTTTATCGGATCCCGGCCCTCATCGAGGAGGTCATGGCCCGGCATAAGGTGGTGACAGCACCGGCCGTGTCTGATATTATACACGGCGATGCCTGGGCCCGAGAGACGGCCCGGGAGTTGGTTTAG